The Manis javanica isolate MJ-LG chromosome 13, MJ_LKY, whole genome shotgun sequence region ACTCTGACTCAAGATCCCATTTTCTGAATGACAGCTATGAACTGTGCTTGGGAAGAGCTGTATATCAGAAACAATTttcataaatggaataaattaacaataacaataacattaCAATagttatttgttattatttttgaatcCTCACAAAGTAGGTGATAGCAGACACTGTTTATGAGTAAAAAATTAAGGCACTTGAGAGCTGGCTGTCATGTCACATCTGCAGGAAGCATCCACTCATGGATAAAAGTTGTTTGGGAATCCACTTCCTAGGAAGGATAGTAGAGTTGTTTAAATGAAGGAAGTATGGAGATTATCAAAGGACAGACATTAAATGTCTCCAGTTGTTTTGGAAGGATCATACCATAGACAAAATTGGCTTCATCAATAGCTTTAAGTACAATTACAACTAGtgagataaaatggaatttcggatatatttaaaaaaggtaaatagttaacttaaaaatgaaaacaggctATCATTTGATTGAGTGAATCACTGGAACGTGGAATAATAGAGGATGAAGGATGTCCATGTGCAGGTGGTGTCCTAGACGGATGGCTGCCAAGGTGCCCGCGGGCTGTTCACGGAATGttgtctttccctcctttcccagccGGCATCCCACCCgcatggaagcaggaaacagcacagAAGTACcccagttcctcctcctgggaatcTCAGAGGATCCGGAACTGCAGCCAGTCCTCTTTGGCCTCTTCCTGTCCATGTACCTGGTCACCGtcctggggaacctgctcatcattCTGGCCGTTGGCTCcgacccccacctccacacccccatgtacttcttcctctcccacctgtcctttgtggacatctgcttcacctccaccaccGTCCCCAAGACGCTGGTGAACAtccagacacagagaaaagacatctCCTACGTAGGGTGCCTCACTCAGGTGTATTTCTTTATGGTATTTGCCGGGCTAGATGACTTCCTCCTGaccgtgatggcctatgaccggtaCGTGGCCGTCTGCCACCCCCTGCACTACACGACCACCATGAACCCCCGACTCTGCGGGCTCCTGGTCCTAGTGTGTTGGTTCACCATTTCCTGGGTCTCCCTGGTTcatattctactgatggtgcggCTGACCTTCTGTGTAGGCACTGAAATCCCGCACTTCTTCTGTGAGCTGGGGCAGGTTCTCAAGGCGGCCTGCTCTGACGCCCTCATCAATGACATCGTCTTGTATGTGGCCACAGCTCTGCTGTGTGTGTTTCCTCTCACTGGAGTCCTGTTCTCTTACTCTCAGATCGTCTCCTCCATAGTGAGGATGGCCTCCACTGAGGGCAGGTATAAAGCATTTTCCACCTGTGGGTCTCACCTGTCTGTGGTCTCCTTGTTCTATGGGACAGGCCTGGGGGTGTACCTCAGCACTGCTGTGACCCATTCTCCCCAGAAGAGCTCGATTGCCTCAGTGATGTACACGATGGtcacccccatgctgaaccccttcatctacagcctgcGGAACAGGGACGTGAAGGGGGCCCTGGGAAGGCTCCTCAGCTAAATAGCCTCTTGTCAGGATGGGTCACTGACCTCAACTTAGCACACACTTTGGGCCCCAGAGGCACAACCACAAATTTCAATATCCGGGTTCTTTACCTCCCTAATTTATGCGCCTCACTACTTCCATTTCCAGTGCTACTGTGAGTACCTTTGTTCTTGTGTTACCATCTCAACAACTCCATAATCATTTACTCTTCTGCCCTCCTTGCAGCCCCTAAAGGTCTAGCCCCGGTCAGCTTTCTGACAGCCATTCCTGAAACTTCCAGCATTAGGTGTGAAGCACTTTTCTCAAGTGCTGACATGGTTTCCCCGTAAGTTATCCTCACATGTTCATATTCTTCACCTTAGTTTGGTTGTGTGTTGGTTTATTCCTGGAAGAGATGGAATGAAAATTACGCAATCAGCATAACTAAGGTGCACATCAAGACTGCTCCTGTTTACAATGTTTAACTTCATGTATTCCTGACCATATTTCTTTGCGATGCTTTCTCTCATTCACCTCATTTTTCAGAGAAAGGGATTGAATTGGGATGGACTTTAACTCCAAAACCTGATATCCTCATAACTTTGCTGTCATAGTCTTCATGAAAATGGTGATTTGATTTTCAACTTGAAGGGTCGGATCTAGATGTGAAAGCATTTGTTCAGGTGATTCAGAGGAACATATTGCAGAGGATAATGCTGAGATACCACTTCCctctttgccttctttctttcctccttccttccttccctctcaccTTTCCGGGTTTTTGGACATTTATTTCCCATTATTAAAGATTTACCATGTTCTCCTAAGTCCTAAAATGTATATATGAACACAATAGAGTAAGACTTGTTCTCTCACATGGTTTGTGTTTGGAGGAGGGTGCTCTCTGGAGATGCCACCAGGAATGGTAGGGACACACTTATGGAATGTATTCAGAATCTAGTTCATTTTCTAAAAGATTTTTTATAGGATTGAGTCTGCAGTGAAGGGTGGAGGAGATGTCAGCGTTTCTGCCACATTCCACGGGatcctttctctgtctccattGCATACTAGCCTGATAGCCTGATTGACAGTGGTCAGCACCAGATGggacctgctttttttcccccccaatttttttgtggcttgatggcttgttttcttttcaatacCAAATAATATTGCAGTTTGTAGACACACCAGTTTGTTTGCCAATTCACCTTTGAAGGACATTACGATTGCTTCTAGTTTTGGGCAGCTTTGAATAAAGCTACTACAAATATTTGTGTATGGGTGTTTCTGTGGACATAATATTTGATTCGTTTGGATCACTGCTGCACGACCAAATGGTAAGGCAATGTTGGGCCTTATAAGGAACTGCCAAACCCTTGTAAAAGTGTcggtgccattttgcattcccaccagcaatgagattcctattgctccacatccttaccagcatttgatAGTCcgatttttacatttttgccaTTCTAATAGAAGTGCATTTcttgatgttttttaaatttgtatctcTCTGACGGAaacattgagcatctttccatatgcttatttACCCTCTGACTGCCATCTTTTGAGGGTGTCTACCCATATttgtcccatttttaaattgggttcttcattttctgagtttttagTAACCCTTGGATGTAAGATTTTGtcaaccatttttttcctttttctgcatctattgatatgatcataagatttttcttctttagcctgttgatTTGATAGATTAcgtcaattaattttttaatgttgaaccagcctAGCATATctggaatgaataaattaaacaaacacttttttttaGCTTAGCTTATTTAATCAGTGCTCACACCTTTGGTCTCACAGGTCCAGTGAGGGGCAGTGCCGGGCAAGGCACACAGTGAGTGACACAGTGTATGCACCGTTTTCACAGGTATATGCTTCTTTTTATACATGGATTTCATTTGCAAAActttttcttgaggatttttacatctacttTCATGAGAGATGTCGGTctgcagtttttctctttttgtctggttttgatactaGGGCAATGCTGGTGTCACAATGTGAGTGAGGCAGTGTTTgctctgcttctgttttcaggCAGGGATTGCAGAGAATTGTTGTTTCATCCttacatgtttggtagaatttcccaGTGGAACTGTCCTGCCCTGGTGATTTCTTTTTGGAAAGTCATCgactcaatttctttaataattatgaCTTACTCAGATTATCTGTctcttcttgtgtgagttttggcagaATGGATCTTTTAGAGAATTGTCCACTTCATCTAAATTATGACATTTGTAGCATAATGTGTTACTCATAATATTCCctaattatccttttaatgtcagGGCCCAGAAGCAGTGTTCCCCATTTCATTTGACATATTAGGGATCTGTGTCTTCCCTCATTTTTTCTTGGGAGAGATGGCTacaggtttgtctattttattgaCTTTTATGCAGAACCAGTTTTTGGATTTGCtgattttctctgttctgttttcatttaattgatttctgctctaatttttattattttttcttctgcttgctttgagtTTATATTActcttcctttctagtttctaGTTTCCTAAACTGGAAGCTTTATGTGATTTAGTTCTCTTCTAACATATACATTTGGTGATACAGCTTTCCACTTAGCTGATCCCATAAATTCTGTGATAAGTTGTATTTTCCTGTTCACTTCTTCACAACACTTTAGAAATGTGTTCTTTAATCTGGGACCTACTTTTCTAAATGCATGATTGGCAGTTGCTGGAAAAAGGGAGGAATGGGGACTGACTGCTTAAAACGGATCCATTtcaattgagaaaaatgaaatgttttggaaaggtggtggtgatggctgcacaataatgtgaatgtacttaataccaagTGAATAGAACTGTACACCTAAACATGTTTAGCATCATAGAATTTACTGTGTATGTTTAAGTACAAAAAAATgatgaagaagcagaaaatgatTCAATAAAATTGAGTTATTTATTCAGAACTTTGTCCTTTCGGCAGGACTATGGGGAGAAAGGAGGTGCCAAGAGAGCTCAGGGGCAAGGGTGGAGGTGGGATGCTCATCAAAAGCTTTTCTACTTGATTCCTGCTCGTTGAAACTTTACAGTGATAATCCCATATTGATAAGACCTCACATTCATAAAAGAGCCTATTTACTCCATTCAATTAAACACAtatttagctctttttttttcccttatttataTTGGACACCTTGCTAAAGTCTACTAActtccatttttaatataatgaaattttctgtacatttttttcttcttcaaatcagaacatgttttaatttttatgctaCCACCATACAGTCCAGGTCTTCCAGCATTGTTGTGGAATAGGACTGATAGCACGCATTGCTCACTTACTCAGGAATGGTTTTAAACTTTCTCAGCTTATCTTGTTAGTGTGGATTTCAGTGAGTGGCTGTAGTGGAGTCAAGAAAGATCTTTTACAATCCTCATTTACTTACAACTTTTATCAAAAATTGTTCCTGTgcattttcaagtatattttatGCGTCTATTTAAATAACGTTTGATATGTCAATATTTCATACATCTTTGTGGATCTTAACATGCTAGACGTATGCTACACATTAAATTGTTAATGCTCATAATTGTCGTAGGCCCTCTAACaagtttctcttttgtttgtttcttggaaGAGCTTTATTGCATTTAATCTGCATACCATACAATTTGCCCATTTAAATCTATACGGTTCAATGTGGATTAGTATATTCACAGACCTGTATAAATCATCACCATTTTATTACCTCAAATGCAGCCTGTCGCTCTCAAACCCATTTCCTTCTCATATCTAGGGAAAAGCAAATCTACTGTCTCTGtatagacatttcatataagcaaAATGGATTTTGCATTTTGTAGACATTTCATATCAGCAAAATCCAACAATCTTTTATCAATGGATTCTTTCCACTTAAAAGTTCTCAATTTCTATGCTGAATGTCACATATCATCTTGTTTTTTGGAGAATTTTCACGTAAACATACCACTTTTTCAGCCACTGAACAACAAAAGCTAGGACCCAATAAACTTAAGTTATCTTGTGCGGCACTTATTGATGACACTATCACTAGGAATCCAAGCTGCAGAATGAGGCCATTCCACAGTAGTCACCTGAAATGCTACCAGGTCTCAGACTCCGGCAACTGGCGACTAATTCTGGTAGGACCCATAGGTCTTATTTCAGACAATAAGGATTCCATCTAAGGCCAATCTATGACTATTTCAACACACACCAAAGGGTGAGACTGATCTGATCACTGGAATCATTGCCAATAATTAGAGGGTAACCAGTGGGCTAAAATATACATACCCAAAGGTAGCCACATGACATACTCCACACATACAAGTCTGTAACACAAAAGTGCACAGATACTTCATGAACACGATTAATTGTGAACTTGATTTGGATTATCATTAGTTTGATTAAGCCTCAAGAAAGTGTCATCAAGCAGCTTCAGGACTGATGGCCATACCTGACATAATCCAAGCCTGCCTGAGCATCAGAACTTTGTGAACTTGCACCACAAGAGATGAAATGAAGTTGTGCTGATGTGTCTGCACCTACAGTTCACACTCAGAAACACCCAGTAGATCATCAAACATAGTAGATTATCAGGAACAGCTGTATTCACACAAGTCTGTTTTTACAGCAATGGATGGAATCATAAATACAGAAGCAAGTCATGTAATCAGCAACAGGTGTTGCTTGACCCaggcaaatataatttttttcccgGCTGTGATGCTGGATTGATGGGTGAAAAAAACATTCATATTATTCTCTCCCTCATCATGCATGCCTTGAGGTTAAAAGTACAAGGTAATTTTACAAAATTTAGAGATGTATATTCCACACTTTGTACACCTCACTGTAAATGAATTCACTAAGTGCTGTACACACTGATGTGGTCAATGTCCTCAAAATGTAACCACACATCAATACAACAAGAGAACACAGGTGGCTAGAGGAGGATTAAGTGTGAATCCTGTCGATCCACTTTTGGCCAGGTAGTAACCTGCAAAGTGTAGCCACTAGACTGGTCTGGCCTGGCTATCTGGGAAAAGACACATTATGAATCAGGAAATTCAGGACAGAGTGacaaattttccaaatatatctACAGGGCCACGCAGAACGGTATGCCTATCTCAGAAAATTCTAGGATTTATATTTGGTATCATTGCCCATATTTCCTAAATTTGGTTTCTCTTAACTAAGAATCACACCATGTTTGAGGATGAAGAAcaatcaaatagaaaataaagacagcTCTGTCACACATCTTACATTTATAAGCTTTTCTTTCACAGTGAGATGACACGCAAACAGTAAAGGTAACTACAAGTACCGTTTTGCCACATATTACATCAATGGAGTTCTGTACTATAGATCTCCACATTTATGGAATTTAGCTCACTAATGAAATAGTAAAGGGCTTCCCATATTTCAGACTACTACGGCTTCCCTGTGACCTAACACTCTGAGCTCTGTGAATGATGGATTTCCCACATTTCTTACATTTATACACCATCTCTCCAGTGCAGCCCTTGCAGGTTTCAAAGTGAAAGAGTACTACTTAGGTTTTTACCACATTCCTTACATTGCCAGGACTTCTCTCCAGGGTGCTTTTTCACCACACTGAAAGGAGCTTGGAGAATTGAAGGCTTTCTCACACTCTTAACATTTAAGAGTTTCCCTACAGGGTCAGATTTTCATGTATCTAAAATGAATTGGTATAACTGAAGGCTTTCACACACTGTGTACAATCTGGATTACTCTCTGTGAGTTTGTACATGTCTTGAAAGGCCTGAGCCCTgagtgaaggctttcccacattcctcaCATTTATATGGTTTCTCTCCACTATGAATTCCTGCATGTTTACTTAGTATTGAGGAAAagtgaaggctttcccacagaGCTTACATTTATAGGGTTCCTCTCCAGTGTGAATTCTTGTATGTTGTGTTATGCTTGAGGAAACAGTAAAAGATTTTTCACACACTGTACATTCATATGGTTTCTCTCCACTGTGAATTAGTTTATGTTTAGTAAAGTTTGAGTGCCAGTTAAAGGATTTCCCACATTCATTGCATTTATAGGGTTTTCCTTCAGTGTGGTTTTGCATGTGAATGTTAAGGGGGAAGGAATACATAAAGCCTTTTCCGCATTCCTTACATCCAAAGGGCCTCTCTCCAGTGTGATTTATTAGATGAGTACTAAGATGAGAAGAACTGAAGGCTTTCTCGCATTCAGTGAGTGCTGTACACAGTGAAGTGGTCAATATCTTCAAACTGTATGCCCACATCTATACAACAAGAGAACACAGGTGGTTAGAGGAGGATTAAGTGTGAATCCTGTTGATCCACTTTTGGCCAGGTGGTTACCTGCAAAGTGTAGACACTAGACTGGTCTGGCCTGGCCATCTGGGAAAAGACACATTATACCTCAGGAAGTTCAGAAcagtttctctccagtatgaattcttaCATGTTTAATTAGGGTTGAGGTAACAGTGAAGgtttttccacattccttacattcatagggtttcgaTCCAGTATGGATTCACATGTGAACTTTCAGGTAAGAAGAATATCAGAAAatcttcccacattccttacatttgttatattttttagcAGTGTGAGTTTGTACATGCAAAGCAAGTCTTGTGGAGTGGACAGAAGCTCTCCCACATTCCTCTTGTTCACAGAGTTCTTCTCCAGGGTGAGTTCTCATTTGCTTCTGACAGTAAAACTCATTATCACAGGCATTCCCACCGCCAGTGCTTTCAAAGTGTTTCTCTTGAGTGCTAGTTTCCCAGCTTACAATATTTGGAGTCAGGCTGACAAATTTTCCCTACTGATTTAAAGCAGAAAGGTTCTTTCCAATAGAggttttcttcttcagagaaaggaAGTTTTCTCCACACTTCTCCTTATAAGTGTTCTCACCATTTTGAGTGCTCCTCGGTGTCTTAAGGCATGACTGTTCATTGCTCATTCTGTTCATGGCATTGCTCATAGCCATAGAGTTCCCATCCATTGTGGTTTCTTGCctgatgatgaatgaatgaatgattcaaaTTTCTCAAACTCATGAATTGATCGCAcccattgtaaaataaaaacatcattatgataattataatttttaccaTTTCCATTACATTCATACATTTCCTTTCCTGACCTGTTGCTTTCTTTCAAGCTGAGTGATGGAATCCTTTGGCCAGAATTATATGCTATCTCCTGTgatcttaaaaacatttctacagggagccaagatggcggtgtgagtagagcagtggaaaactccaaaaaccacatatatttttgaaaatacaacaaggaCAGcccttcctaaaagagagaccagaaaacacaagacaacatccagacaacatccacacctgcgagaacccagcacctcgcaaagggggtaagatacaagcagcagCCCGGTGGGAActgagcaccccacaccccagatcCGGGtgtgaggagaggagtcagagcagggagggagagagagcccaggactgctaaatagccagccccagccatctgcaccagagcacagacaccgTGCATGCGTGGGATTCTGGATACTAgtgaaacaggacagtaagaactgtgagcgggtccccgcagccagcaccgtggggacaaagaaaagcaagtgctttttggaagtcttaaaggcacagggaccccacagctgaacGGAAGCGTCCTGGGTCACTTAGTCCAGCCGCAGGGAATCTGGAAACTCTGGGAACTGTAACCCCCCGGGCAGCAgagagcatggaggcccctcacatagataaatagcctcccggccgttccccctccaaaacagctccaccatatcgg contains the following coding sequences:
- the LOC108387195 gene encoding olfactory receptor 7D4-like, encoding MEAGNSTEVPQFLLLGISEDPELQPVLFGLFLSMYLVTVLGNLLIILAVGSDPHLHTPMYFFLSHLSFVDICFTSTTVPKTLVNIQTQRKDISYVGCLTQVYFFMVFAGLDDFLLTVMAYDRYVAVCHPLHYTTTMNPRLCGLLVLVCWFTISWVSLVHILLMVRLTFCVGTEIPHFFCELGQVLKAACSDALINDIVLYVATALLCVFPLTGVLFSYSQIVSSIVRMASTEGRYKAFSTCGSHLSVVSLFYGTGLGVYLSTAVTHSPQKSSIASVMYTMVTPMLNPFIYSLRNRDVKGALGRLLS